The region AAGGCAGGTTCGGCGACTGAGTGAACCTGAACACTCACATCAAACGACTTTGGTTCAAAATGTCACTCGATCACTGAATGAATTACTCAAACTGGATTTTACCGCTTCTGCTAATTAGCCAGCCCGGTCCGTGTGTTATTAAACAAGTCCGGGGCAGGTTTGACACATGATTTGTGAGTGTTCGGGGAGGACGGTGTGTGTGCGACTGAGTCACAATAAACTACAGTTGTTAATTGTTGACTTTGAGTCCGAGCGAGCAGCTTTGATTTCTGTTAAAGCTGTGTAGCGGCGTGTCAGTCGGTCAGATCACTCAACATGTCGTGTATAGTAGCtttaaaatccatttttatAAGAATAGTCAGTGTTTACAGCACGAGAGGGTTTAATAACATCTGAGCCAACATCCAGTAAAATGTAAGTGTGTAAAACACTTACAGGAAGAAGACACAGGAAGAACTGCTGCGTACGTTTGACACATGTTTTACTTTTCAGCAGGAATACAACATTCGATCTGGACTTTGTTGTGCAGATCTTCTCGCGTTTAAACTCAGACTTTCTGAGCCTGAATTTCAAAACTGACAAATGTATTGGAGGGAAAACAGCACCTTTTTGAGCCGACATAAAACTTTCCACCATAAAGTTATAATATGACatgaaaaccaaacattttctgagaATATTTGTTAGCAAATATTGATGAGCAACTACAGCTCATACTTTGCCCTGTACAGTGTCTCTGTTGACATTTACAGTCAGCTGATTGTCGAAATTAGttagatcagtggttcccaacctgggggtcaaaAACCAAGAGGGGCCAGGACATAAATctgaaatggaaatttaaaaagaaaaacattcttGTAACCCAAAATCTTGAGTGTTTCtacgttttgtttttctgtttcttgctttttgttttttgaaactCACTGGACCTTTGAAAATCCTTTAAAGCAAACAGTCTGATGATCTTTGGTTGAACTGTTTACATCCACAACAAAACCACCACTTTGCTTTGAGGGCTCACAAGCCAGAGAGGTTTACAGCAACTGATCATTTTGGCATCATCAgcaagaggtcagaggtcacccaCTTAGACCCCTGCTCCCTGATGTGGAGGGAGGCTGAATCAGGAGGCACGAAACTGAACAGGGGTCCTGCATCGTGCATGTGTTGTTTCAGAGCTTAAGGGCGCTCACAGGTCCTGGATTTGACCCGGAATAACATAACAGTCTGTGGGTCCGGAGGAGTTGAAGGGAATCATGTCTAAAGAAATCTCCGCCTCGCACTCATACTGCAGGATGGCGGGCAGCAGTGAGTTGCTGTGGTTGCGGGAATCGACTGAAATGACAGAAACGGTGTCAAAGTTCTGCTCCAGATCTCCCCCTGTGTGCGGCGGGATGAGCCTCTGCGCGCCGGGGCCCGGCATGGCGCATGCCTCCTTCTGCATGGTGGTGTCGTGGTGGTAGGACACCAGCTCGTTGCTGAAGTCCACAGCCTCCACCGTGGAGGTGGAGCAGTATTTATTACAGCCCAGGATGGTGGAGAAGGCCTTCCTGAAGTCGGCGTTGAAGGCGTAAATGACCGGGTTCAGGGACGAGTTGGCCCAGCCGAACCACACGAAGATGCTGAAGGTGGTGTCGCTGACGCACGGGGGCTCTCCGAGTTTGTCCAGGTCGCAGAAAGGCACCACGCAGTTCAGGACGAAAAACGGCAGCCAGCAGAACACAAACACTCCCATGATGATGGACAGAGTCTTTAAAACTTTCGTTTCcctcttaaaagaagttttCAGCGAGCTTTCGTCGTGCGCTGACGCGCGGTGGCGGTGGTTTTGCGCACGGGGCCCTGCCGCCCTCTCCAAAGACGAGATCCGTCTGATTTGGGTTTGCGCGATGCGGAAAATGCGCGTGTACGTCCCCACCATGATCACCACGGGAATGTAGAAGCTTATGAGCGACGACGAGATGGCGTAAGTCCGGTTCAGGCTGGCGTTGCAGTCGTCCGGGTTGTCCGCCGTCGAGTCGTCCGCGTCCGCGCGGTGCCAGTTGAGCTGCACGGGGATGAAGGAGATGAGGATGGAGAGAGTCCAGGCGACTCCGATCATCAGGAAGGCGAACCTGCGCGTCATTTTGCGCTCGTACTTGAACGGGCTGGAGATGGCCCAGTAGCGGTCCATGCTGATGATGCACAGGTTGAGGATGGACGCGGTGGAGCACATGATGTCGAAGGCGACCCAGGTGTCGCAGAAGCGGCCGAAGAGCCAGATGCCGGCGACCTCGGACACCGCCCTCCAGGGCATCACCAGCACGGCCACGAACAGGTCTGACACCGCCAGAGAGATGACGAAGGAGTTGGTGACTTTGGAGCGCAGGTGGCGGAATTTGATGACCGCGGCGCACACCAGAGTGTTACCGAGCAGGGTGGAGACGATCAGGACGCACAGGACGCAGCCGGTCAGCGCGCGGAGGCTGAGCCCTCCGCCCGGCCAGGGGCTGTCCGCTCCAGCTGTGACCACCTGGTGCTGGCCAGGGTGGTCCCGGTGGTCCTGGTTCTGGTTTTGGCTCTCATTATAAAAACTCTCCATGGATGTCAAGACTCACGCCCTCGGTGCCATATCCGTCTCAACGTGTCCTCATGAAACCGTCGCTCCCATCCTCCTTCCACCATCACCTGCAGCGCGTCTCGACTCCAAACTCTCTGCTCGTGTCTCCAACACgcagacaaaaggaaaaaaccGACCCAGCAGTGAGACAGTCCTGCAGGGGACGCGCTCAGACTGAGGCTGCATGGAGACCCTCAGCGCATAAAGTCTATTTACTCTCTCCAGTCTGGAACACAGCCACCCTCACGTTAAGACCACTGCAACATACTGAGTTCACAGATCTGTTCATTCATTGTTTCCCGTCGGATTCTCGGAGATTTAAATACCACAAATATCGAAAAACAGCTGAAGATGCTGTCGTTATATTATTCTCGTTACAACACGAGAGTAATATAGGAGAGGAAAAGCTCTCCAAACTCAATactcacatgtttttttaaacaattaatgaGTCTGCCTGCATTAATAATGCAGCAAATACtgattaaattaaaacacatcatggaaatgaagaaggagagaaaattaACTGACCGGCGGATGAGCGCTTTCTCTTCTCGTGAATTCATGAAATTTCTGTTGTCAGGGAAACAAACATGCTCCAAAATCAACTTTGGGGACACTTTGGGGACAtttcattaattcatcattGCTCGTTGTTGAGAAAGCTTAAAAAATCCCCCAAAATTGGAGATATGAACTTTTCTTCTGACAGTAAGAAAACGTGAAGATCTGTGTTCAGTCTCTTGCACGTTTTGTGTTATCGGGTCACAGTGACGCGTTAATCCTGCAGCAGTAAGTTAATACATCACAGGCGTGATGAATGCTTTTAATGAGAAACGTGTCGACGTGCTTTCAgtcagaaatgtaaatgtttgcgTGTTTCCACTCTGTGGCAATGACTCATCCGCCTCCGGTGATGTGACAGCGT is a window of Siniperca chuatsi isolate FFG_IHB_CAS linkage group LG20, ASM2008510v1, whole genome shotgun sequence DNA encoding:
- the LOC122868050 gene encoding D(5)-like dopamine receptor, whose product is MESFYNESQNQNQDHRDHPGQHQVVTAGADSPWPGGGLSLRALTGCVLCVLIVSTLLGNTLVCAAVIKFRHLRSKVTNSFVISLAVSDLFVAVLVMPWRAVSEVAGIWLFGRFCDTWVAFDIMCSTASILNLCIISMDRYWAISSPFKYERKMTRRFAFLMIGVAWTLSILISFIPVQLNWHRADADDSTADNPDDCNASLNRTYAISSSLISFYIPVVIMVGTYTRIFRIAQTQIRRISSLERAAGPRAQNHRHRASAHDESSLKTSFKRETKVLKTLSIIMGVFVFCWLPFFVLNCVVPFCDLDKLGEPPCVSDTTFSIFVWFGWANSSLNPVIYAFNADFRKAFSTILGCNKYCSTSTVEAVDFSNELVSYHHDTTMQKEACAMPGPGAQRLIPPHTGGDLEQNFDTVSVISVDSRNHSNSLLPAILQYECEAEISLDMIPFNSSGPTDCYVIPGQIQDL